Proteins from a single region of Euleptes europaea isolate rEulEur1 chromosome 21, rEulEur1.hap1, whole genome shotgun sequence:
- the DRC3 gene encoding dynein regulatory complex subunit 3, with amino-acid sequence MTSRLYDSIEPNVIDEEMLQKAVEEQGPKEEAGQLAKMEGINFKDVKELQLDFRNILRIDNLWQFTNLTKLQLDNNIIEKIEGLDSLVHLTWLDLSFNNIEGIEGLDALVNLKDLSLFNNRISKIENLDALQQLEIFSIGNNNIGTLENLVYLRKFKNLRTLNLTGNPVCDNEAYTMYIAAYLPDLVYLDFRMLEDSTREIAFLKYQYAIEEMKQGESVALAKQEDEEAKRKELEYHKSAYVEYLNGSFLFDSMYAEDPEAAKLEYLPGVPELLEAYPTCKFVAICENLFEYGLKQHEKRKAEVALFYECLNEALEENREQGNKIMAEFEEKHHWALDAIQNASETEILESRLRDYSDDIRKLCETLMTLEMQLVDQLEEVIKDFERSIFDLVSIFIENEQGLMAQCRDLENHHHEKLLEIAINTLEKIVKSELEEDIPDDVRMLFVDKDTIVNAVNASHDIHLLKIDNREDEIITKANGWAATLIESVHKSEITRNRNRVKEINQYIDHLHNELETMDVLEP; translated from the exons ATGACCAGTCGGTTGTACGACAGCATCGAACCCAATGTCATCGACGAAGAGATGCTCCAGAAGgcagtggaagagcaaggaccCAAGGAAGAAGCGGGCCAGCTGGCCAAGATGGAAGGGATAAATTTCAAAGATGTCAAGGAGCTGCAGCTCGATTTTAGAA ATATCCTGAGGATCGACAATCTCTGGCAGTTCACCAACCTGACAAAGCTGCAGCTGGACAACAACATCATAGAGAAGATAGAAGGCCTGGACAGCCTGGTTCATCTGACCTGGCTGG atctgtcCTTCAACAACATCGAAGGCATTGAAGGTCTCGACGCTCTGGTGAACCTGAAGGACCTCAGTTTGTTCAACAACAGGATCTCCAAGATCGAGAATCTGGACGCTCTGCAGCAGCTTGAGATATTCTCGATCGGGAACAACAACATAGGAACCCTGGAAAAC CTGGTCTACCTCAGGAAATTCAAAAACCTGCGCACTTTGAACCTCACCGGGAATCCAGTGTGTGACAACGAGGCGTACACCATGTACATCGCGGCATATCTCCCAGACCTTGTGTACCTGGATTTTAGGATGCTGGAGGACAGTACG AGGGAGATTGCCTTCCTAAAATACCAGTATGCCATCGAAGAGATGAAGCAGGGAGAATCCGTGGCCCTAGCCAAGCAGGAGGACGAGGAGGCCAAGCGCAAGGAGCTGGAGTATCACAAG TCTGCTTACGTCGAATATCTCAACGGCTCCTTCCTCTTCGACAGCATGTACGCCGAAGATCCCGAGGCTGCCAAACTGGAGTACCTTCCTGGTGTGCCCGAACTGCTGGAGGCATATCCTACCTG CAAATTTGTCGCCATTTGTGAGAACCTGTTTGAGTACGGCCTGAAGCAGCACGAGAAGCGGAAGGCCGAGGTGGCTCTCTTCTACGAGTGCCTCAACGAAGCCCTGGAAGAGAACCGTGAGCAGGGCAACAAGATCATGGCCGAGTTCGAAGAAAAGCATCACTGG GCTTTGGACGCGATTCAGAACGCCAGCGAGACCGAGATTTTGGAGTCCCGGCTCCGGGACTACAGCGATGACATCAGAAAACTCTGCGAAACGCTGATGACTCTGGAGATGCAGCTGGTCGACCAGTTAGAG GAAGTCATCAAAGATTTTGAGCGGAGCATTTTTGACCTCGTGTCCATCTTCATAGAAAATGAGCAAGGGCT AATGGCGCAGTGCCGGGATCTCGAAAACCATCACCACGAGAAGCTCCTTGAAATAGCCATCAACACGCTGGAGAAAATCGTGAAAAGCGAGTTGGAGGAAGATATACCGGACGACGTCCGGATG CTCTTTGTTGACAAGGACACTATCGTCAACGCCGTGAACGCCTCGCATGATATCCACCTTCTGAAGATCGACAACCGGGAAGACGAGATCATCACCAAAGCCAACGGCTGGGCCGCCACGCTGATCGAATCA GTTCACAAAAGCGAAATAACGAGGAACCGCAACCGCGTGAAGGAGATCAACCAGTACATCGATCACCTTCACAACGAGCTGGAAACCATGGACGTTCTAGAACCGTAA